A window from Plasmodium cynomolgi strain B DNA, chromosome 7, whole genome shotgun sequence encodes these proteins:
- a CDS encoding hypothetical protein (putative) has product MDGKKGRTFDILPPPLEKIKKTDKTKRSQDEAKELPRNELARQPPQRSTLTLKTVIKKTGPMPQEGDNQRKEQKEHKDHKEQTEHKEQTEQTEQTDQTDQTKKATNYVAQKYSNVILNSDEISAVLSSNSHFKTLVESEKVSNFMGDYLKNPLVAIKKYQKDETIARFLDCLFQYMNQKSRNVHLANLSDSFTIPRR; this is encoded by the coding sequence ATGGACGGCAAGAAGGGCCGCACCTTTGACAtcctcccccctccactggagaaaataaaaaaaacggacaAGACGAAAAGAAGCCAGGATGAAGCGAAGGAACTTCCCCGTAATGAGTTGGCACGACAACCACCCCAACGGAGTACCCTGACCCTCAAGACGGTCATCAAGAAGACCGGTCCCATGCCACAGGAAGGGGACAACCAAAGGAAGGAGCAAAAGGAGCATAAGGATCACAAGGAGCAAACGGAGCATAAGGAGCAAACGGAACAAACAGAGCAAACGGACCAAACGGACCAGACAAAGAAGGCCACTAATTACGTCGCCCAAAAGTACAGCAACGTCATTTTAAACAGCGACGAAATCAGTGCAGTCCTCAGTAGCAACTCGCATTTTAAGACGCTCGTCGAAAGTGAAAAAGTGTCTAACTTTATGGGAGACTATTTGAAGAATCCATTAGTggccataaaaaaataccagAAGGACGAAACGATTGCTCGATTCCTCGACTGCTTATTCCAGTACATGAATCAGAAGAGTCGCAACGTTCATTTGGCGAACCTTTCCGACAGTTTCACCATCCCCAGGAGGTGA
- a CDS encoding hypothetical protein (putative), protein MEDKLESDLLTVFARSVSSNFEDIKQSEAKITALYEDPNRENYIRLLLKFVMYPYDEKNEKKNLYDGVLNRNVKIAIMISIKNFVKKSVHSNLESLELSPDLSIQIKHFCMHFLLDVNNEDIQSLDKYFYEILLYLFKFSICDDYDYLLFYLITLYISDGGADSVVQLLHSDERKKVDDTAKIIDCIMLYVRNKEIMEELTQDNFFVQYGKFLSNLEEIKNVICCRNKSLNDDIVNYINNTKRVYKTNDRHSLFLLSDCTLYGLPGVGVASLSNMVSVVNVVSAVSVDNAVNAVAGGMGNPQFDFPGKGTIANDYNGNVKLVPLATAMAHSSRHHINTTLLRKKFIAMKIVRKIVKKYKNNDYVSKYDLKIILTHIEFPLTLYFVYLYGKFSESSGYLAEKLNVSGGGPNALLTASGAELKPSEVYLQISNCFLAMNYLLQNMHVYLKIFYAIIGVDLPEYFEDNFEVLFNIFNNMLLYDVGMVGNFVRYMELLYSAGATSSYSAGGASSFNAAASSFNAAAPPYSAAAISTTASQSPAGQFAPPQLNPQELSKLNSKFLQNVLKCKVMLVDVIKIISETYQDESKKYIVKLVFSLTQVLYSESDRNLLCHNYNCLASTIKLIHHMNLNKNDSNPYKDKQFLHKIIERVLHHIRLRRIDIEEILDADLEYFRNDLNKVNSFSVRSAATYFLKTLCDNYFDACFPMLEVRIFARDSLMFFGPSATSSTERADAVGGGGVSTGVSNTTQMQQNHFGNLHRANSSEESNLHHVGIDKNDPFYEACNLEYKIQLITCLGQVNLAQNFYEQNVQHILKEFVMTAKMKYPDVDALCYSIHDYDFASRPGTNSASGVGHGAAGHGGAGHSAAGHGAGGHTGVVHSGAGHTAGGHKSVWICNEDLFSKKNTIYLLSILKFLLNNRSICIGPNNALDVFTFLHHLLFTDKVMIYCYACLCMNRILNQQIGSDLVQVIFTNCLSKTLTRLLFLLKYHVHVKILNEYILITIMRIFLLCPEKLANLYVPLLLILDNTIKIIINDSHNPLFNHYLFELLTIIISLIYKSKNENNIHQVEDFLISTFSQILQMYVHDFIPYIFQILSIIVDNTCTVQKIHVKILSNLYEMDLWKSTVGNVNGIICVLRSFFKKHHLFEEIIKTNMQQLFNIYHYCLSNKKLSTDSFQIILIIFTYLPVESYKTFLKPLFVLLFTFLQQYKNDIIKIKVVHALSVLVLKTDVSLFVDTVEQIHAGLIFNVLKNLYMPILDKLINVNEKIIIFLALTKIMSNEKIRGEPFVVDILNLLNQNITNNELVLKKTKVHHQEVQKDELDKNFEVTYVKLQMINSDNINDTVLRDININLELKQNLYNSVFMQICHTNGFNSILQLFSS, encoded by the exons ATGGAGGACAAACTGGAGAGCGACTTGCTGACGGTGTTCGCGCGGAGCGTGTCGAGCAACTTCGAGGACATAAAGCAGAGCGAAGCGAAGATCACGGCGCTGTACGAGGACCCCAACCGGGAGAACTACATCCGGCTGCTCCTCAAGTTCGTCATGTACCCAtacgatgaaaaaaacgaaaaaaaaaatctctaCGATGGAGTGCTAAACaggaatgtaaaaatagcaatcatgataagtataaaaaacttcgtaaaaaaaagtgttcacAGTAACTTAGAGAGTCTAGAACTCAGCCCCGACTTGAGCATACAGATTAAGCATTTCTGCATGCACTTCCTACTCGATGTGAACAATGAAGACATACAAAGCTTGGACAAATATTTCTATGAGATTCTACTCTACCTATTCAAGTTTAGCATCTGTGACGATTACGATTATctgttgttttatttaatcACTCTTTACATTAGCGATGGTGGAGCAGACAGTGTGGTGCAACTACTACACAGTGATGAGAGGAAAAAGGTGGACGATACAGCTAAGATCATCGATTGCATCATGCTTTACGTAAGGAATAAGGAAATAATGGAGGAACTAACCCAGGATAACTTCTTCGTTCAgtatggaaaatttttatccaacttggaggaaattaaaaatgtcatcTGCTGTCGCAATAAGTCTCTTAACGATGATATTGTAAACTACATTAACAACACGAAGAGAGTGTACAAAACGAATGACAGACACAGCTTGTTCCTGCTCAGTGATTGTACTTTGTATGGCTTACCCGGAGTTGGTGTGGCTAGTCTTTCTAACATGGTTAGTGTAGTTAATGTAGTTAGCGCGGTTAGTGTGGATAATGCTGTTAATGCTGTTGCAGGAGGGATGGGGAATCCACAGTTTGACTTCCCAGGAAAGGGAACCATTGCTAACGATTACAACGGAAATGTGAAACTCGTTCCACTTGCCACAGCCATGGCACACTCCTCCCGTCATCATATAAACACTACTCtcctgagaaaaaaatttatcgcCATGAAAATAGTtagaaaaattgtgaagaaatacaaaaataatgattatGTATCCAAATATGATTTGAAAATAATCCTCACACATATTGAATTTCCTTTAACTCTTTACTTTGTCTATCtttatggaaaattttctgaGAGTAGTGGGTACCTTGCGGAGAAGCTAAACGTCTCAGGGGGGGGTCCCAACGCATTACTTACAGCGTCCGGAGCAGAACTCAAACCCAGCGAAGTGTATCTGCAGATAAGTAACTGCTTCCTCGCCATGAACTACCTCCTACAGAATATGCACGTATACTTGAAGATATTTTATGCCATCATCGGAGTGGATCTGCCTGAATATTTTGAGGACAATTTTGAGGTccttttcaacatttttaataatatgcTTCTCTACGATGTTGGCATGGTGGGGAATTTCGTTCGCTACATGGAGTTGCTCTACAGCGCGGGTGCTACGTCGTCCTACAGCGCAGGCGGGGCTTCTTCCTTCAATGCggccgcttcttcctttaaTGCGGCCGCCCCCCCCTACAGTGCGGCCGCCATTTCCACAACCGCGTCGCAGAGCCCCGCTGGCCAGTTCGCCCCCCCACAACTGAACCCACAAGAACTGTCCAAGCTGAActccaaatttttgcaaaacgttttaaaatgcaaagtgATGTTAGTAGATGTaatcaaaataatttcgGAGACGTATCAGGATGAATCCAAAAAGTACATCGTGAAGTTAGTGTTTTCTTTGACCCAAGTTCTTTACTCCGAAAGTGACAGGAATTTGTTATGTCACAATTACAACTGCCTTGCATCTACCATCAAGCTCATTCATCACATGAActtgaataaaaatgactCGAACCCATATAAGGACAAACAGTTTCTACACAAAATTATCGAACGGGTTCTACATCACATCCGACTTAGACGAATCGATATAGAGGAGATCCTAGATGCAGATCTGGAATACTTTAGGAACGACCTGAACAAGGTGAACTCCTTTTCCGTCAGATCTGCGGCTAcctattttttgaaaacccTCTGTGATAACTACTTCGACGCTTGCTTCCCCATGTTGGAGGTTAGAATTTTTGCAAGGGACTCACTCATGTTCTTTGGTCCTTCTGCCACTTCGTCCACTGAGAGAGCCGATGCAGTAGGGGGAGGAGGTGTCTCTACAGGCGTTTCCAACACGACGCAGATGCAACAGAACCATTTTGGAAATCTCCACAGAGCAAACTCATCCGAGGAGAGTAACCTCCACCATGTAGGGATTGACAAGAATGACCCCTTTTACGAGGCCTGCAATTTGGAGTACAAAATACAACTAATCACCTGTCTTGGTCAGGTAAACTTGGCACAGAACTTTTATGAACAGAACGTGCAACACATTCTTAAAGAATTCGTTATGACGGCCAAGATGAAGTACCCGGACGTGGACGCCCTTTGTTATAGCATCCACGATTACGACTTTGCGAGTCGGCCAGGAACGAACTCCGCCAGCGGGGTGGGGCACGGCGCGGCAGGGCATGGCGGGGCAGGCCACAGCGCGGCAGGCCACGGCGCAGGCGGCCACACCGGAGTGGTACACAGCGGGGCAGGCCACACCGCAGGCGGCCACAAATCCGTTTGGATCTGCAACGAAGACCTGTTCAGCAAAAAGAACACAATTTATctgctctccattttgaagttCCTCCTCAATAATAGAAGCATTTGCATCGGACCCAACAACGCGTTAGATGTGTTTACCTTCCTACACCACCTGCTGTTCACGGATAAAGTAATGATATACTGCTACGCGTGCCTTTGCATGAATCGAATTCTGAATCAGCAAATCGGTAGTGACCTCGTGCAGGTAATCTTCACCAATTGTTTATCGAAGACACTGACCAGATTGTTGTTCCTGTTGAAATATCACGTACATGTAAAGATCCTAAATGAATATATCCTAATTACCATTATGAGGATATTCCTTTTATGTCCTGAGAAGCTAGCCAATTTATATGTCCCCCTGTTACTTATCCTAGACAATACtatcaaaataattattaacgATTCACATAACCCTCTCTTTAATCATTACCTCTTTGAGTTACTCACTATAATAATCTCCTTAATATACAAatcgaaaaatgaaaataatattcatcAAGTAGAAGATTTCTTAATATCAActttttctcaaattttacaaatgtatgtacatgaTTTCATaccatatatttttcaaatattgtCTATAATTGTAGATAATACCTGCACTGTTCAGAAAATTCATGTGAAGATTTTGAGTAACTTATACGAGATGGATTTATGGAAAAGTACTGTTGGTAATGTAAATGGGATAATATGTGTTTTAcgaagtttttttaaaaagcatcATCTCTTTGAGGAGATCATTAAAACGAACATGCAACagctttttaatatttatcattattgTTTGTCTAATAAGAAGTTGTCTACAGATTCGttccaaattattttaattatttttacttatctTCCTGTGGAATCATATAAGACTTTCTTGAAGCCTCTCTTCGTTTTACTGTTCACATTTCTTCAGCAGTACAAGAATGACATTATTAAGATTAAGGTGGTTCATGCGCTTTCTGTGTTGGTTCTCAAGACGGACGTTTCTCTTTTCGTCGACACGGTGGAGCAGATACACGCGG GCCTCATCTTCAACGTGCTGAAGAACCTTTACATGCCCATCCTGGACAAACTCATCAACGTAAacgagaaaattattatcttCCTGGCGTTGACCAAAATCATGAGTAATGAAAAGATCCGTGGAGAGCCCTTCGTCGTAGATATACTCAACCTCCTTAACCAAAATATCACCAATAACGAACTCGTTTTGAAGAAGACCAAGGTGCATCATCAGGAGGTGCAGAAGGACGAGCTGGACAAAAACTTCGAAGTCACCTACGTCAAGCTGCAGATGATCAACAGCGACAACATTAACGACACG GTCCTGCGCGACATCAACATCAACCTGGAACTGAAGCAAAATTTGTACAACTCCGTGTTCATGCAGATCTGCCACACAAACGGGTTCAACAGCATCCTGCAGCTGTTCTCCAGCTGA
- a CDS encoding mRNA processing protein (putative), with product MCILSFFQKHAMESSDMIKIYFQRHRNVAYALLHCLFLMNVINEYTMAKNDLHLVMSDEALMNKAERMTQMRRSGKIKIGLAGVADVEGRGNKHTEEEEEKKEEECNQYQRHNLQNISHVKSKRRGRLLGENVNYDLCEDNPLGGSIYGGPSSHGLNLNSLPSVGGSGGGKAKRSGITTPGLYASSKKELSNLGNVKGGTLNVEETEECTGREINYGGRSDQYNGKNTRYPEGNSHTSANLKQRRRMKKELYANGTGSGTSQMYKNNLEQIQDGRYNDANVGIHGGGGGVSQLNNNGESDFKLNYLSDFANIDGSMGINHSQAVRIGGGEVNSVVGHTDRRYHVPRGGGSDVGNDEGGLTGLKKHKGEGGVYPFDEVPTERSELDLQSDFQEMGPPNEGVLSDPTYANVELPDDELVNEVVKNRDILNNILKSRVEDMKSWSTEQRVQVLSIQKALQLKGYALH from the exons ATGTGCATCTTgagtttttttcaaaagcatGCCATGGAGAGCTCagatatgataaaaatttattttcaaagaCATAGGAATGTGGCGTATGCACTGCTCCATTGTCTGTTTCTGATGAATGTAATTAATGAGTATACCATGGCAAAGAATGACCTACACCTCGTGATGAGTGACGAGGCGTTGATGAACAAAGCGGAGCGAATGACACAAATGAGACGaagtgggaaaataaaaattggcTTAGCAGGGGTAGCTGATGttgaggggagggggaacaAACATacagaggaggaggaggagaagaaggaggaggagtgcAACCAATACCAACGTCACAATCTGCAGAATATCTCTCATgtgaaaagtaaaagaagggggagacTCCTTGGAGAGAACGTCAATTATGATCTCTGTGAGGATAACCCCTTGGGGGGAAGCATCTATGGTGGTCCTTCATCCCATGGACTTAACTTAAACAGCCTACCTTCTGTGGGAGGATCCGGAggggggaaagcaaaacGGAGTGGTATCACTACCCCAGGATTGTATGCCAGCTCGAAGAAGGAGCTCTCCAACTTGGGTAATGTCAAAGGAGGCACACTCAATGTGGAAGAAACGGAGGAGTGTACAGGGAGGGAGATCAACTACGGAGGTCGCTCAGATCAGTATAATGGGAAGAATACCCGTTACCCTGAAGGGAACAGTCACACTAGTGCTAATTTgaagcagaggaggagaatGAAGAAGGAGCTTTACGCGAACGGTACAGGAAGTGGCACATCCCagatgtataaaaataatctgGAGCAGATTCAAGATGGGAGGTATAACGATGCCAACGTGGGAATccatggaggaggaggaggagtgAGTCAACTGAATAATAATGGTGAATCtgattttaaattaaattactTATCTGATTTTGCGAATATTGATGGCTCCATGGGGATTAATCACAGTCAAGCGGTTCGGATTGGAGGAGGGGAAGTGAACAGCGTGGTGGGACATACCGATCGGAGGTACCATGTTCCtcgtggggggggaagtgatGTAGGTAATGATGAAGGAGGATTAACCGGATTGAAGAAACataaaggggaggggggcgtGTACCCCTTTGATGAGGTCCCCACGGAGAGGAGCGAGTTGGACTTGCAAAGTGATTTTCAAGAAATG GGCCCTCCCAACGAGGGCGTGCTTTCGGACCCCACCTACGCCAACGTGGAGCTGCCAGACGACGAACTGGTCAACGAGGTGGTGAAGAACAGGGACATACTTAACAACATTTTGAAGTCACGCGTGGAGGACATGAAGAGTTGGAGCACCGAGCAGCGTGTGCAGGTGCTGTCCATCCAGAAGGCGCTGCAGCTGAAGGGGTACGCACTGCACTGA